A part of Vulcanisaeta moutnovskia 768-28 genomic DNA contains:
- the proS gene encoding proline--tRNA ligase produces MQHSQEHNVFKTFLKQQRGIFIAKLQLIKPGEKRPREKWKDFTDWFNWVIMETELYDYRYPVKGAYVWRPYGMKIRRLVETYVRFLHDETGHQEVLFPVFIPYEFLAKESEHIRGFESEVFWVSKGGANEERLVLRPTSETAMMPMFKLWIKDHTDLPFRVYQIVSVFRAETKATRPMIRLREISMFKEAHTAHADREDAERQVREAVEIYKKIFDYLGIPYLINQRPEWDKFAGAVYTMAFDTVMPDGKTMQIGTVHYLGTNFSKVFDVKYLTPNGDWDYVHTTSYGISERVIAAMIAMHGDDKGLVLPPNVAPIQVIIIPIMYKGTEEIILRETRSIQEELSNVGIRVKIDDRTDRTPGWKYNYWEMLGVPLRIEIGPKDIENRQVVLARRDTLEKYVAPRDGIVDTVRELLNTINDNLRNTAWEFLRSMTTKVTTVDEARKWLDRGGVVEVPWSGDNDCGMKIQQLLDADALGVPLDKDASRDINGLRDLACNDKQANYWLRIARRY; encoded by the coding sequence ATGCAGCATTCTCAGGAACACAATGTTTTTAAGACCTTTCTTAAACAGCAACGGGGGATCTTTATTGCCAAGCTACAACTCATCAAGCCTGGAGAGAAGAGACCTAGAGAGAAGTGGAAGGACTTTACTGACTGGTTTAACTGGGTCATAATGGAGACGGAACTTTATGATTATAGATACCCAGTAAAGGGTGCGTATGTTTGGAGACCATATGGCATGAAGATCAGGAGATTAGTAGAGACTTACGTCAGATTCCTACACGATGAGACAGGGCATCAGGAGGTATTATTCCCTGTATTCATACCTTATGAATTTCTCGCAAAGGAAAGCGAACACATTAGGGGCTTTGAAAGCGAGGTCTTCTGGGTTAGTAAGGGTGGTGCTAATGAGGAGAGACTCGTGTTAAGACCGACAAGTGAGACGGCAATGATGCCCATGTTTAAGCTATGGATTAAGGACCACACAGACCTGCCCTTCAGGGTTTACCAAATAGTAAGTGTGTTCAGGGCTGAGACGAAGGCCACTAGACCCATGATTAGGCTTAGGGAGATATCGATGTTTAAGGAGGCTCACACAGCACATGCAGACAGGGAGGATGCAGAAAGACAGGTTAGGGAAGCTGTGGAGATCTATAAGAAGATATTTGATTACCTCGGTATACCATACCTAATTAATCAAAGGCCTGAGTGGGATAAATTCGCGGGTGCTGTTTATACCATGGCATTTGATACCGTGATGCCTGATGGAAAGACAATGCAAATAGGCACTGTTCATTATTTGGGCACGAACTTCTCTAAGGTTTTTGATGTTAAATATCTAACGCCAAATGGTGATTGGGACTATGTCCACACCACGAGTTATGGGATTTCCGAGAGAGTTATTGCAGCTATGATTGCTATGCACGGTGATGATAAGGGTCTTGTACTACCGCCAAACGTAGCGCCTATACAGGTTATTATAATTCCCATAATGTACAAGGGAACAGAGGAAATAATCCTAAGGGAGACCAGGTCCATACAGGAGGAACTCAGTAATGTGGGCATTAGGGTTAAGATAGATGATAGGACTGATAGAACGCCGGGTTGGAAGTACAATTATTGGGAGATGTTGGGTGTACCGCTCAGGATAGAGATTGGGCCTAAGGATATCGAGAATAGGCAAGTGGTACTGGCTAGGAGGGATACACTGGAGAAGTACGTTGCTCCACGTGATGGCATCGTTGACACGGTAAGGGAATTATTGAACACAATAAATGATAATCTGAGGAACACGGCATGGGAGTTCCTTAGGTCCATGACTACCAAGGTTACTACAGTGGATGAGGCTAGGAAGTGGCTTGATAGGGGTGGTGTTGTTGAGGTTCCCTGGAGTGGTGATAATGATTGCGGAATGAAGATTCAGCAATTACTTGATGCTGATGCATTGGGTGTGCCTTTAGATAAGGATGCGAGTAGGGATATTAATGGCTTAAGGGATTTAGCATGTAATGATAAGCAGGCGAACTACTGGTTGAGAATCGCAAGGAGATATTAA
- a CDS encoding 4Fe-4S dicluster domain-containing protein, with translation MTFRLKIEVLSNCIGCGICWTICPKGVLTGKLRERASVLNESLCSGCFSCQNNCPYSSIKVIPIQS, from the coding sequence ATGACATTTAGATTAAAGATTGAGGTACTAAGTAATTGCATTGGCTGTGGAATATGCTGGACCATATGCCCCAAGGGCGTTTTGACCGGTAAGTTAAGAGAAAGGGCCTCTGTACTAAATGAGTCATTATGCTCAGGATGCTTTTCCTGCCAAAATAATTGCCCATACTCATCAATTAAGGTAATACCAATCCAATCCTAA